One part of the Mangrovibacillus cuniculi genome encodes these proteins:
- a CDS encoding DUF2624 domain-containing protein translates to MKLLQSVVNKKLNSITGPDLLRYAAQYNITLSPANAEKIANHFRGKKINVFDPNARMTVVKEIAALAGNDTAKQVNDLILQFTK, encoded by the coding sequence ATGAAATTATTACAATCAGTAGTAAATAAAAAATTAAATTCTATCACTGGCCCTGACCTTCTTCGCTATGCTGCACAATATAATATTACCTTATCTCCAGCAAATGCGGAAAAGATTGCTAATCATTTTAGAGGAAAAAAAATCAATGTCTTTGATCCAAACGCTAGAATGACGGTTGTAAAAGAAATCGCGGCGCTTGCAGGAAATGATACAGCTAAGCAAGTGAATGATTTGATCTTGCAATTTACAAAGTAG
- a CDS encoding deoxyribonuclease IV yields the protein MVKIGSHVSMSGKKMLLAASEEAVSYGSSTFMIYTGAPQNTRRKAIEDLNIAAGLAHMKEHGIQDIVVHAPYIINIANTTNPATYELGVQFLRSEMERTHALGASQIVLHPGAHVGAGEEVGIKRIIEGLNEVLTKDEPVQIALETMAGKGSECGKTFEQIAQIIDGVTHNEKLSVCFDTCHVHDAGYDLVNDLDGVLSEFDRIVGLDRIKVVHVNDSKNPMGAKKDRHENIGFGHIGFDALHRVIYHDVFKDIPKILETPYVGEDKKDKKPPYKFEIEMIKSGSFNSEVLKDILAQ from the coding sequence ATGGTCAAAATAGGTTCGCATGTATCCATGAGCGGGAAAAAAATGTTACTGGCTGCATCGGAAGAAGCGGTGTCTTATGGTTCGTCTACTTTTATGATTTATACTGGAGCGCCTCAAAATACTAGACGAAAAGCGATCGAAGACTTGAATATTGCAGCAGGACTAGCACACATGAAAGAGCACGGTATTCAAGATATTGTTGTTCATGCACCTTATATTATTAATATTGCCAATACGACGAATCCAGCAACGTATGAATTAGGAGTTCAATTCCTTCGTTCTGAAATGGAACGTACCCATGCACTTGGAGCAAGTCAAATTGTCTTGCATCCAGGCGCGCATGTAGGAGCGGGAGAAGAGGTTGGAATTAAAAGAATAATTGAAGGCCTGAATGAAGTGCTGACAAAAGACGAGCCAGTTCAAATCGCACTAGAAACAATGGCGGGAAAAGGATCAGAATGTGGTAAAACGTTTGAACAGATTGCGCAAATCATCGATGGAGTTACACACAATGAAAAGCTATCTGTTTGTTTTGACACTTGCCATGTTCACGATGCTGGCTATGATTTAGTGAATGATTTAGATGGAGTCTTAAGTGAGTTTGATCGAATTGTAGGGTTAGACCGAATTAAAGTAGTGCATGTCAATGACAGTAAGAATCCTATGGGAGCAAAAAAAGACCGTCATGAAAATATCGGCTTTGGTCATATAGGATTTGATGCTCTTCATCGTGTCATCTACCATGACGTGTTTAAAGATATTCCAAAAATCTTAGAGACGCCTTATGTGGGTGAAGATAAGAAAGATAAAAAACCTCCTTATAAATTTGAGATTGAAATGATTAAGTCAGGTTCCTTTAATTCAGAGGTTTTAAAAGACATTTTAGCTCAATAA
- a CDS encoding YqfQ family protein, whose product MPPRNNFRGMNRMSGGSPFSGPRQPSMGRGPRSAGLAGSSQRTSRGLGASTGSKGAGGSSGGILSKLFSRGNSTGGAAAKAATSGFQRSGAAAGGSVLKSVANTGNIQSFLTNTQQMIKTAQSVTPMIQQYGPIVKNLPAMWKLYRGLSADTDATEAVEETAAVETVATEDVVASTEENSETTEETSESIQTKTKKKRKPTTSSNDGPKLYI is encoded by the coding sequence ATGCCACCTAGAAACAACTTTAGAGGAATGAACAGAATGTCCGGTGGTTCCCCTTTTTCTGGTCCTAGACAACCTAGTATGGGAAGAGGACCTCGTTCCGCCGGACTTGCTGGCTCTTCACAAAGAACTAGTAGAGGTCTAGGTGCTTCAACTGGTTCAAAAGGTGCTGGCGGCTCGTCGGGTGGAATTTTAAGTAAACTGTTTTCCCGTGGTAATTCCACTGGTGGAGCAGCTGCCAAAGCAGCAACTTCTGGTTTTCAACGAAGTGGAGCAGCTGCAGGAGGATCTGTCTTAAAAAGTGTAGCCAATACAGGTAATATTCAATCATTCTTAACCAACACACAACAAATGATTAAAACTGCTCAATCCGTTACACCAATGATTCAACAATACGGTCCAATCGTCAAGAACCTTCCTGCGATGTGGAAATTATATCGAGGCTTGTCTGCTGATACAGACGCAACAGAGGCTGTAGAAGAAACAGCAGCAGTGGAAACGGTAGCAACAGAAGATGTAGTTGCATCAACAGAGGAAAATTCGGAAACAACCGAAGAAACAAGTGAGTCAATCCAAACAAAAACAAAGAAAAAAAGAAAGCCAACAACTTCTTCAAATGATGGACCTAAATTATATATTTAA
- a CDS encoding metal ABC transporter permease, producing MIESIFRYEFLQNAFLTGIIIGVIAPLLGTFVVVRRLSLIADALSHVTLAGIAASLLLSKKVMFFTGLNPLYFGMAFSVIGAILIEKLRSAYKHYQELAIPIILSGGIGLGVIFISLADGFNTDLFSYLFGSVSAVSKTDVYTIMSVAILVLVVITFLYKELFVLSFDEDHAKAAGIPSKVIHFVFIILVALVIAASMRVVGILLVSSLMTLPVAASMRIARGFKQTIFYSILFGEISVLGGLVSAYYLDLAPGGTIVVMSIFILLIVLFVQKLRA from the coding sequence ATGATAGAGTCCATTTTTCGTTATGAGTTCTTACAAAATGCTTTTCTAACGGGAATAATTATTGGGGTAATTGCTCCTTTGTTAGGAACATTCGTAGTTGTCAGAAGACTGTCTCTGATTGCTGATGCACTTAGTCATGTGACGTTAGCAGGAATCGCGGCCAGTTTACTTTTATCTAAAAAAGTAATGTTTTTCACAGGATTAAATCCGCTTTACTTCGGCATGGCATTTTCCGTAATTGGAGCGATACTTATTGAAAAGCTCCGCTCTGCTTACAAGCATTATCAAGAGTTAGCAATCCCGATTATCCTATCAGGTGGAATAGGTCTAGGTGTTATATTTATCTCTTTAGCAGACGGCTTTAATACGGATTTATTCTCTTATTTATTTGGAAGCGTCAGTGCTGTAAGTAAGACGGATGTATATACCATTATGTCAGTTGCAATTTTAGTATTGGTCGTCATTACTTTCTTATATAAAGAACTTTTTGTCTTATCTTTCGATGAAGACCATGCGAAAGCAGCAGGAATTCCATCTAAAGTCATACATTTTGTCTTTATTATACTCGTGGCATTAGTTATTGCAGCAAGTATGCGAGTGGTGGGTATCCTGTTAGTTTCATCTTTAATGACGTTACCTGTTGCAGCTAGTATGAGAATTGCTAGAGGCTTTAAGCAAACAATTTTTTATTCTATTTTGTTTGGAGAAATCTCTGTATTAGGTGGATTAGTGTCCGCTTACTACCTAGATTTAGCTCCAGGTGGTACAATTGTAGTAATGTCCATCTTCATCTTATTAATTGTATTGTTCGTACAGAAGCTACGTGCTTAA
- a CDS encoding Nif3-like dinuclear metal center hexameric protein, whose protein sequence is MKTPNGHEIIQLFEQFSPKRLAEQGDPIGLQVGSLSHKVNKVMTTLDVTEEVVDEAIKQGVNVIIAHHPPLFVKLGAILTDTPKGKIIQKLLTHNIAVYAAHTNLDVANGGVNDLLVEKLGLQDTNVLVPTIQQTMYKLQVYVPKTHAQDIREAIGQAGAGKQGDYDFTSFSVDGTGRFRPVGNASPTIGNLDQHEEVEEEVVSTIVEEVRLSSVIKAMKKVHPYEEVAYDVWKLEQQGEVQGLGRVGRLTTSKTLEDFLQVVKENLPVESVQVVGKRETVVNKVAVLGGSGRSYFSYAKRAGADVYVTGDIDYHSAQYAEEMGLNVIDAGHYIEWVMVEGLAKKMNELFKMEKWDVECIASTVNTNPFRVR, encoded by the coding sequence ATGAAAACGCCTAATGGGCATGAGATAATTCAACTTTTTGAGCAATTTTCTCCAAAAAGATTAGCAGAACAAGGAGATCCAATAGGTCTTCAAGTTGGATCTCTTTCTCATAAAGTGAATAAAGTAATGACCACGTTAGATGTGACAGAAGAAGTGGTTGATGAAGCTATTAAGCAAGGAGTAAATGTTATCATTGCTCACCATCCACCTCTTTTTGTAAAGCTAGGTGCTATACTAACAGACACACCTAAAGGTAAAATTATTCAAAAGCTATTAACACATAACATTGCTGTGTATGCTGCCCATACGAATCTAGATGTGGCGAATGGTGGAGTAAATGATTTATTAGTAGAAAAACTTGGTTTACAAGATACAAACGTCTTGGTACCTACCATCCAACAGACTATGTATAAGTTACAAGTATATGTACCGAAAACACATGCGCAGGACATAAGAGAAGCAATTGGACAGGCTGGTGCAGGGAAGCAAGGAGACTATGATTTTACCTCTTTTTCCGTTGATGGAACCGGAAGATTTAGACCGGTTGGAAATGCATCTCCTACCATAGGAAACCTTGATCAACATGAAGAAGTAGAGGAAGAAGTAGTTTCGACAATCGTAGAGGAAGTTAGGTTGTCTTCTGTTATTAAAGCGATGAAGAAAGTTCATCCTTACGAAGAAGTTGCTTATGATGTTTGGAAGTTAGAACAACAAGGGGAAGTGCAGGGATTAGGAAGAGTAGGGCGCCTTACTACATCTAAGACACTGGAGGACTTCCTACAAGTTGTGAAAGAGAATTTACCTGTGGAGTCTGTTCAAGTGGTCGGAAAGAGAGAAACAGTGGTGAACAAAGTAGCTGTTTTAGGTGGAAGTGGAAGAAGTTATTTCTCCTATGCTAAGCGAGCAGGAGCAGACGTGTATGTGACTGGAGATATTGACTATCATAGTGCACAATATGCGGAAGAAATGGGCCTAAACGTAATTGATGCTGGTCATTATATCGAGTGGGTAATGGTAGAAGGTTTAGCAAAGAAGATGAACGAGCTGTTTAAAATGGAGAAGTGGGATGTGGAGTGCATAGCATCTACCGTTAACACGAATCCGTTTCGAGTAAGATAA
- a CDS encoding DEAD/DEAH box helicase → MNGTFNAYSLKPFIMDAITKKGFKQPTEIQEKIIPTALKGKSVIGQSQTGTGKTHAFLLPIFERLITEKKEVQAVITAPTRELAQQIYKEALTIAESSEDEINIKCFVGGTDKQRAIEKLKTQPHIVIGTPGRINDLVREQALFVHTAQTLVVDEADLMLDMGFLVDVDNVAGKMPTTLQILVFSATIPEKLKPFLKKYMENPDYQQVQPQQVSAMNITHYLVPKKSREKVDVLAGLLKAFNPYLAIVFTNTKAMADEVANKLTEKGLKVGRIHGDLSPRERKKMMKQVHALEFRYIVATDLAARGIDIEGVSHVINYEIPTDLDFYVHRVGRTGRAGLSGIAATIFTPSDEDALVRLEKMGITFDSKDLSKGEIVDKQDRKRRELRKGEKQDDDIDAKAKSLVRKPKAVKPGYKRKMKWEMDKIKKRERKIKRRNNK, encoded by the coding sequence ATGAATGGAACTTTTAACGCATACTCGCTAAAACCTTTCATAATGGATGCCATTACAAAAAAAGGGTTTAAACAACCTACGGAGATCCAAGAAAAAATTATCCCAACAGCTTTAAAAGGAAAGTCTGTGATAGGACAATCCCAAACAGGTACAGGGAAAACACATGCATTTCTTTTACCAATCTTTGAAAGGCTAATCACGGAAAAGAAAGAAGTACAAGCAGTTATAACTGCACCTACACGTGAATTAGCTCAACAGATTTATAAAGAAGCATTGACGATTGCTGAAAGCTCTGAAGATGAGATTAATATCAAGTGTTTTGTTGGTGGAACAGACAAGCAACGCGCAATCGAAAAGTTAAAAACACAACCGCACATTGTGATTGGTACGCCAGGACGTATTAACGACTTAGTGCGTGAACAAGCGCTGTTTGTTCATACAGCACAAACTCTTGTAGTAGATGAAGCGGATCTTATGCTAGACATGGGTTTCTTGGTAGATGTAGATAACGTAGCTGGTAAAATGCCTACTACGCTTCAAATATTAGTTTTCTCCGCTACGATTCCAGAAAAGCTAAAGCCATTCTTAAAGAAATATATGGAGAACCCAGACTATCAACAAGTGCAACCTCAACAAGTTTCTGCTATGAACATTACACATTACTTAGTCCCTAAAAAGAGTAGAGAAAAAGTTGATGTGTTGGCCGGCTTATTAAAAGCTTTCAATCCTTACCTAGCAATCGTTTTTACAAACACGAAAGCTATGGCGGATGAAGTGGCGAATAAGCTAACAGAAAAAGGTTTAAAAGTCGGAAGAATCCATGGAGATCTGTCTCCTCGTGAACGTAAAAAAATGATGAAACAAGTGCATGCCCTAGAGTTCCGTTATATAGTGGCAACGGACTTAGCTGCGCGTGGAATTGACATAGAAGGGGTAAGTCATGTAATTAACTATGAAATCCCAACAGATCTTGACTTCTATGTTCACCGAGTAGGAAGAACTGGGCGTGCTGGACTTTCTGGTATTGCTGCTACAATATTTACTCCATCGGATGAAGATGCATTAGTGCGATTAGAAAAGATGGGTATTACTTTCGATTCTAAAGATTTATCAAAAGGTGAGATTGTGGATAAACAAGACCGAAAACGACGTGAATTACGTAAAGGTGAAAAGCAAGATGATGATATTGATGCAAAAGCAAAATCTCTTGTAAGAAAGCCTAAAGCAGTAAAGCCTGGTTACAAACGTAAAATGAAGTGGGAAATGGACAAGATTAAAAAGCGTGAAAGAAAGATTAAACGCAGAAATAATAAATAA
- a CDS encoding Fur family transcriptional regulator: MKVERALDILKDKGYKYTGKREQILDIFAKHDKYITAKDVIDVMKKEYPGLSFDTIYRNLTLFVEHGILEETELNGERHFRFSCETEEHHHHFICLECGKTKHIHLCPMEWLTGQLEEYKVTGHKFEIYGACPECAQVS; encoded by the coding sequence ATGAAAGTGGAAAGAGCTCTTGACATATTAAAAGACAAAGGGTACAAGTATACAGGGAAAAGAGAACAAATTTTAGATATTTTTGCGAAACATGATAAATACATCACTGCAAAAGATGTGATTGATGTCATGAAAAAAGAGTATCCGGGATTAAGCTTTGATACAATTTATCGTAATTTAACTTTATTTGTGGAACATGGAATCTTAGAAGAAACAGAACTAAACGGTGAGAGACATTTTCGATTTAGTTGTGAAACGGAAGAACATCATCACCATTTCATTTGCCTTGAATGTGGGAAAACTAAACATATTCACTTATGTCCAATGGAGTGGTTGACGGGGCAATTAGAAGAGTATAAAGTTACTGGTCATAAATTTGAAATATATGGTGCCTGCCCGGAATGTGCGCAGGTGTCATAA
- a CDS encoding 5' nucleotidase, NT5C type yields the protein MRKKIGIDIDGTVTSPSSLIPYINEKFQRELTLDQLTQYDLATLLEIDPTEFKKWYQSVEAEIYENSPIVEGALEVLKKWAEVADLYFISARPKSVLEVTKAWLVKEGVPHHHIELIGSHHKVETAKRLGVSLFLEDKHDNAVDISNECGIPVILFSTPYNQDPIPDSVLRMSSWEEADEFFQGWVTT from the coding sequence ATGAGAAAAAAAATTGGCATAGATATTGATGGTACTGTAACTAGTCCAAGCTCTTTAATTCCATATATAAATGAAAAATTCCAACGAGAGTTAACTTTAGACCAGCTGACGCAATATGATCTAGCAACATTACTTGAAATAGATCCAACTGAATTCAAAAAATGGTATCAATCTGTGGAAGCAGAAATATATGAGAATTCCCCAATAGTTGAAGGTGCTTTAGAAGTACTAAAGAAATGGGCAGAAGTAGCTGACTTGTATTTTATCAGTGCTCGTCCAAAATCAGTATTAGAAGTTACCAAGGCTTGGTTGGTAAAAGAAGGCGTCCCTCATCACCATATTGAATTAATCGGATCACATCATAAAGTGGAAACTGCTAAACGTCTAGGTGTATCCCTTTTCTTAGAAGATAAACATGATAATGCCGTTGATATCTCGAACGAGTGTGGAATTCCCGTTATTTTATTTTCCACTCCATACAACCAAGATCCAATTCCAGACAGCGTTCTGCGCATGTCATCATGGGAAGAAGCAGATGAATTTTTCCAAGGATGGGTTACTACCTAA
- a CDS encoding 4-hydroxy-3-methylbut-2-enyl diphosphate reductase produces MNVKKISPRGYCYGVVDAMVIARNAALDKTLPRPIYILGMIVHNKHVTEAFEEEGIITLDGENRKEILEQVDSGTVIFTAHGISPEVRELAKQKGLVTLDATCPDVTRTHELIEQKVADGYDVIYIGKKGHPEPEGAVGVAPDSVHLVETVQDVEELSFTNEKIIVTNQTTMSQWDVADIMEIVEQKYPHTEKHKEICLATQVRQEAVAEQAGEADVLIVVGDPKSNNSNRLAQVSQEIAGTPAYRISDISELELDWIKDATTVAVTAGASTPTPIVKEVMTFIDQYDPKDESTWTREKKVPLNKILPKVKVPKQPVKE; encoded by the coding sequence ATGAACGTCAAAAAAATATCACCTCGTGGATACTGCTATGGAGTTGTAGATGCGATGGTTATAGCGAGAAATGCAGCATTAGATAAAACATTACCAAGACCAATCTATATCTTAGGGATGATTGTTCACAATAAACATGTAACAGAGGCTTTTGAAGAAGAAGGCATTATTACTTTAGATGGTGAAAATCGAAAAGAAATACTAGAACAAGTGGACTCTGGTACTGTGATCTTCACTGCGCATGGTATTTCTCCAGAAGTAAGAGAACTTGCCAAACAAAAAGGACTCGTAACATTAGATGCAACTTGCCCAGACGTTACAAGAACACATGAATTAATCGAGCAAAAAGTGGCAGATGGCTATGACGTTATTTATATTGGTAAAAAAGGACATCCAGAGCCTGAAGGAGCCGTTGGAGTAGCACCTGACAGTGTTCATCTAGTTGAAACAGTACAAGATGTTGAAGAACTATCATTTACAAACGAGAAAATCATTGTGACAAACCAAACGACAATGAGCCAATGGGACGTTGCAGACATTATGGAGATCGTGGAACAGAAATACCCACATACGGAAAAACATAAGGAAATTTGCTTAGCTACTCAAGTACGTCAAGAAGCTGTTGCAGAGCAAGCTGGAGAAGCAGATGTACTAATAGTAGTTGGAGATCCGAAGAGTAATAACTCCAATCGACTAGCGCAAGTTTCTCAAGAAATTGCTGGTACTCCTGCTTATCGAATCTCTGATATTTCAGAATTAGAATTAGACTGGATTAAAGATGCAACTACAGTCGCTGTAACTGCTGGCGCCTCAACTCCGACTCCAATTGTAAAGGAAGTAATGACTTTCATTGATCAATATGATCCGAAAGACGAAAGCACTTGGACACGAGAAAAGAAAGTACCACTAAATAAAATACTTCCTAAAGTAAAAGTTCCTAAGCAGCCTGTAAAGGAATAA
- a CDS encoding metal ABC transporter ATP-binding protein codes for MPSPILELKDVYFRYERDWVLEHIDLTINQGQFWALVGPNGSGKSTMLKIILGLLTPQKGTVKWFGNDRKEFKHWEKIGYVSQKANSFNTGFPATVYEVVASGLVKKAGLFQRIGKKYRKDILDAISAVGMSDFLQRNIGELSGGQQQRVFIARAIVSKPEVLILDEPTVGIDHQHVQAFYQMLEQLNKESGMTLLLVTHDMGAVSTRVSHVACLHKHLHFHGTSNDFEQLDQGDLSGVYGHEVQLLQHEHVHEEELQR; via the coding sequence GTGCCTTCACCTATCTTGGAATTAAAAGATGTATACTTTCGCTATGAACGCGATTGGGTATTGGAACATATAGATTTAACGATTAATCAGGGGCAATTTTGGGCATTAGTGGGGCCCAATGGTTCAGGAAAATCTACTATGTTGAAGATTATTCTGGGTTTGTTAACACCACAAAAAGGGACGGTAAAATGGTTTGGGAACGATCGGAAAGAATTTAAGCATTGGGAAAAGATCGGATACGTATCACAAAAAGCTAATTCCTTTAACACCGGATTTCCTGCAACTGTATATGAAGTAGTTGCTTCAGGTCTAGTGAAAAAAGCAGGATTGTTTCAACGCATCGGGAAAAAGTATCGAAAAGATATTTTAGATGCAATCTCAGCGGTAGGAATGTCTGATTTTCTACAGCGTAATATAGGAGAATTATCTGGAGGACAGCAACAACGTGTCTTTATTGCTAGAGCGATCGTCAGTAAGCCAGAGGTGCTGATTCTAGATGAACCTACTGTTGGAATCGATCACCAACACGTACAAGCTTTCTATCAAATGTTGGAACAACTAAATAAAGAAAGTGGTATGACGCTTCTTTTAGTTACACATGACATGGGGGCAGTGTCGACCAGAGTTAGTCATGTCGCTTGTTTGCACAAACATCTTCACTTCCACGGAACCTCTAATGATTTTGAGCAATTAGATCAAGGGGATTTGTCAGGTGTTTATGGACATGAAGTGCAACTTCTTCAACATGAACATGTTCATGAGGAGGAGTTACAGAGATGA
- a CDS encoding YitT family protein, with product MKKIHKKESIGHLLLRLFWIIVGAGLAAASIELFLVPNNIIDGGIIGISLILAYLFQDVPLMSFAVLVVVLNIPFMYSGYKQIGKTFMVSSIFGIVCLAIIETLLHHTEPFTDQPILATVFGGLILGIGVGLVIRNGGSMDGTEILGIILTKKLPFSVGEFVMFLNIFIFIWAAFVFGPEQAMYSVMTYYIAFKAIDTVIQGLDETKAVIIVSDLYDEVSEAILDRLGRGTTKLKGKGGYTDNEKDVIYVVVTRLEVTKLKSIVGDVDPNAFLTIMNTQETKGARFKSEIH from the coding sequence ATGAAAAAAATACATAAAAAAGAGTCGATTGGACACCTGCTCTTACGATTATTTTGGATTATTGTAGGGGCTGGTTTAGCAGCTGCATCTATTGAACTGTTTTTAGTACCTAATAATATTATTGATGGTGGAATTATTGGTATTTCTCTTATCCTTGCTTATTTATTTCAAGATGTCCCATTGATGAGCTTTGCTGTATTAGTAGTAGTGCTAAACATTCCATTTATGTACTCTGGGTATAAACAAATAGGAAAGACGTTTATGGTTTCGTCTATCTTTGGAATTGTCTGTCTAGCAATAATTGAAACTCTACTGCATCACACGGAACCTTTTACGGATCAACCGATTCTTGCAACTGTTTTTGGTGGGCTAATATTGGGTATTGGTGTAGGACTTGTTATTCGGAATGGTGGATCTATGGATGGTACAGAAATATTAGGAATTATCTTAACGAAAAAATTACCTTTTTCTGTAGGGGAATTCGTTATGTTTCTGAACATCTTTATTTTCATTTGGGCAGCATTTGTTTTTGGACCTGAACAAGCGATGTATTCCGTTATGACATATTATATTGCTTTTAAAGCCATTGACACGGTTATACAAGGCTTAGACGAAACGAAGGCTGTCATTATTGTATCTGACCTATACGATGAAGTCTCAGAAGCCATACTAGACCGCTTAGGTAGAGGGACGACAAAGTTAAAAGGAAAGGGTGGGTATACGGATAACGAGAAAGATGTTATTTATGTAGTAGTAACAAGATTAGAAGTCACCAAACTAAAATCAATCGTTGGGGATGTAGATCCAAACGCCTTTTTAACCATAATGAATACACAAGAAACAAAAGGTGCAAGATTTAAGTCAGAAATCCATTAA
- the ispG gene encoding flavodoxin-dependent (E)-4-hydroxy-3-methylbut-2-enyl-diphosphate synthase, which produces MTHRTKTRPVKVGPLTIGGNNEVVIQSMTTTKTHDVEATVAEIKRLEEAGCQVVRVACPDERAANAIADIKKQINIPLVVDIHFDYKLALKAIEGGADKIRINPGNIGRREKVEAVVKAAKAKGIPIRIGVNAGSLEKRILEKYGYPTADGMVESALHHIKILEDLDFHDIIVSMKASDVNLAIEAYEKASKAFDYPLHLGITESGTLFAGTVKSAAGLGAILSKGIGNTVRISLSADPVEEVKVARELLKSFGLAANAATLISCPTCGRIEIDLISIANEVEEYISKIKAPLKVAVLGCAVNGPGEAREADIGIAGARGEGLLFRKGKTVRKVPEETMVEELKKEIDLLAEEHYRKVEEEKKAAEALK; this is translated from the coding sequence ATTACTCATCGTACTAAAACACGTCCCGTAAAGGTCGGTCCATTAACTATTGGTGGAAATAATGAAGTAGTTATTCAAAGTATGACAACAACTAAAACACATGATGTAGAAGCTACAGTAGCAGAAATTAAACGCTTAGAAGAAGCAGGATGCCAAGTTGTACGTGTTGCCTGTCCAGACGAACGCGCAGCAAATGCAATTGCAGATATAAAGAAACAAATTAACATACCTTTAGTAGTAGATATTCACTTTGACTATAAACTAGCTCTGAAAGCGATTGAAGGCGGAGCAGATAAAATTCGTATTAACCCAGGTAACATCGGAAGACGAGAGAAAGTTGAGGCTGTTGTTAAAGCAGCCAAAGCAAAAGGTATCCCTATTCGTATCGGTGTAAATGCCGGTTCATTAGAAAAAAGAATTCTTGAAAAGTATGGCTACCCAACAGCTGATGGAATGGTCGAAAGTGCTCTTCATCACATTAAAATTCTAGAAGACCTAGATTTCCATGACATCATTGTTTCCATGAAAGCTTCTGATGTCAATTTAGCCATTGAAGCATATGAAAAAGCTTCAAAAGCGTTTGATTATCCACTTCACTTAGGTATTACTGAATCTGGAACTCTTTTCGCTGGAACAGTAAAGAGTGCTGCTGGATTAGGTGCTATCTTAAGTAAAGGAATCGGAAACACAGTTCGTATATCCTTAAGTGCAGATCCCGTAGAAGAAGTGAAAGTTGCACGTGAATTATTGAAATCATTTGGACTTGCAGCAAATGCTGCTACGCTAATTTCTTGTCCTACATGTGGACGTATTGAGATTGATTTAATTAGCATTGCAAACGAAGTAGAAGAATACATTTCTAAAATTAAAGCACCACTAAAAGTTGCTGTATTAGGATGTGCAGTAAACGGTCCAGGTGAAGCACGCGAAGCAGATATCGGCATCGCTGGTGCACGTGGAGAAGGATTATTGTTCCGTAAAGGGAAAACAGTTAGAAAAGTACCAGAGGAAACAATGGTGGAAGAACTGAAGAAAGAAATCGATTTACTTGCTGAAGAACATTACAGAAAAGTAGAAGAAGAGAAAAAAGCTGCTGAAGCTTTAAAATAA
- a CDS encoding LysM peptidoglycan-binding domain-containing protein → MTRPIMWIGCLILVYCILFDLSRGTLPIAFPSKQTVVAKTVQSAETQSLSTYMEVTVQPGDTVLSLVEKNQTNNASVSINKLVEDFKKLNQGLDPLAIQPGKKVFIPIYP, encoded by the coding sequence AGACCAATTATGTGGATAGGTTGCCTAATACTTGTGTACTGTATTCTGTTTGATTTATCACGTGGTACTCTACCAATAGCATTTCCATCTAAACAGACTGTTGTTGCGAAAACAGTGCAATCAGCCGAAACACAAAGCTTGTCAACATACATGGAAGTAACCGTTCAACCTGGTGATACTGTGCTATCCCTCGTAGAAAAAAACCAAACAAATAATGCATCAGTTTCTATAAATAAACTAGTGGAGGATTTTAAAAAATTAAATCAAGGATTAGATCCATTAGCTATTCAACCAGGGAAAAAGGTATTTATTCCTATTTATCCATAA